A single window of Anopheles moucheti chromosome 2, idAnoMoucSN_F20_07, whole genome shotgun sequence DNA harbors:
- the LOC128298005 gene encoding spectrin beta chain isoform X1 yields MTTDISVVRWDPSQGPGNEFIEDIEYDGGNSSSRLFERSRIKALAEERESVQKKTFTKWVNSHLVRVNSPIKDLYVDMRDGKNLIKLLEVLSGERLPRPTKGKMRIHCLENVDKALQFLREQRVHLENIGSHDIVDGNASLNLGLIWTIILRFQIQDITIEETDNKETKSAKDALLLWCQMKTAGYHNVNVRNFTTSWRDGLAFNAIIHKHRPDLIQFDKLSKTNPIQNLNNAFNVAEEKLGLTKLLDAEDIFVDHPDEKSIITYVVTYYHYFSKLKQETVQGKRIGKVVGIAMDNDRMINEYESLTSELLKWIEVTIVQLGDRHFVNSLVGVQQQLAQFSNYRTVEKPPKFVEKGNLEVLLFTLQSKMRANNQKPYTPKEGKMISDINKAWERLEKAEHERELALREELIRQEKLEQLAARFNRKATMRETWLSENQRLVSTDNFGFDLAAVEAAAKKHEAIETDIFAYEERVQAVVAVCNELEAEKYHDIERIAARKDNVLRLWNYLIELLRARRMRLEFSIQLQQNFQEMIYILDSMEEIKQRLLTDDYGKHLMGVEDLLQKHSLVEADINVLGDRVKQVVQNSQKFLVDEEDNYKPCDPSIIVDRVQRLEDAYAELCKLAVERRSRLEENRKLWQFYWDMADEENWIKEKEQIVSADEIGHDLTTVNLLLSKHKALESEIQSHEPQLMAVSEVGDELVRRGHFGADRIDERLKEIMSMWSNLRQLTDNRRKRLEDAVDYFQLFADADDIDNWMLDALRLVSSEDVGRDEANVQSLLKKHKDVADELKNYAETIEQLHAQADRLTLNPPEQEKVRERLAAIDARYKELMELAKLRKQRLLDALSLYKLISESDGVEQWIGEKERMLQTMVPGKDIEDVEIMKHRYDGFDKEMNANASRVAVVNQLARQLLHVEHPNSLEIQEKQNHLNNSWSKLREQAESKRDDLKSAHGVQTFYIECRETVSWIEDKKRILTETDSLQMDLTGVMTLQRRLSGMERDLAAIQAKLTALENEADSIEGEHPEEAALIRERVAQIQIIWEQLTQMLKERDSKLEEAGDLHRFLRDLDHFQAWLTKTQTDVASEDTPTSLPEAEKLLNQHQSIREEIDNYTEDYKKMMEYGEGLTSEPTQTEDPQYMFLRERLKALKDGWEELHQMWENRQVLLSQGLDQQLFNRDARQAEVLLSQQEHVLSKDDTPVNLEQAENQLKRHEAFLTTMEANDEKFNTIVQVAGQMTSKDHFDADKITKRAESIAHRRDDNRNRALELHEKLKNQVKLHEFLQDIEELTEWVQEKYITAQDDTYRSAKTVHSKWTRHQAFEAEIAANKERLHEAKKAAQELMVEKPEFKEIIEPKLTDLSKNFDELETSTKEKGALLFDAKREVIVQQSVDDIDSWMDDLEKQIINTDTGNDLTSVNILMQKQQIIQTQMAVKARQVEELDKQTEVLTKTAPSDVVEPIVEKKTAVNARFEKIKAPLLERQRQLEKKKEAFQFRRDVEDEKLWIDEKMPLAESTEYGNSLFNVHVLKKKHQSLNTEIDNHEPRIMTICNNGQKLIDEGHEDAGSYADLISQLTQKWQELKDAVENRHRQLDQSEKVQQYFFDAAEAESWMSEQELYMMVEDRGKDETSAQNLMKKHESLEQSVEDYADTIRQLGETARQLTTEQHAYSDQVSVKQSQLDKLYAGLKDLAGERRARLDEALQLFMLSREVDDLEQWITDREVVAGSHELGQDYDHITLLWERFNEFAQDTATVGSERVAKANGIADDLIHAGHSDSATIAEWKDGLNESWQDLLELIETRKAMLAASRELHKFFHDCKDVLGRINEKQHGVSEELGRDAGVVSALQRKHQNFIQDLMTLHAQVQQIQEESAKLQAAYAGEKAREITNREHEVLNAWAHLQAMCDERRGKLADTGDLFKFFNMVRTLMLWMEDVVRQMNTSEKPRDVSGVELLMNNHQSLKAEIDTREDNFSACLALGKELLSRNHYASADIKDRLLQLTNSRNALLHRWEERWENLQLILEVYQFARDAAVAEAWLIAQEPYLMSTELGHTIDEVENLIKKHEAFEKSAAAQEERFSALERLTTFELKEMKRRQDAAEEAERQRVEAEAAARAAAEAEAEAARQAEAAAARDAADAPGSPHSTREQESVAGETVVSRRHSGIPKERSSSSASASAGVKVSRRSRSKSPFRSFRWKRTASKADEAASDDEDRPSPGGADEGAQEGVLTRKHEWESTTKKASNRSWDKVYCVARSGRLTFFKDQRSAKSVPEQTFRGEPPLELKGAQIEIANDYTKKKHVFRIKLSNGGEFLLQCHDDSEMQQWVTALKAQCELDASGEGRSLTLPASSQKDEQKRRSFFTLKKN; encoded by the exons ATGACGACTGACATTTCCGTAGTACGATGGGACCCTAGCCAGGGTCCTGGAAATGAATTTATCGAAGATATCGAATACGACGGAGGAAACTCCAGTTCCCGTTTATTCGAACGATCACGCATTAAGGCGTTAGCAG AGGAACGTGAAAGTGTTCAAAAAAAGACATTCACAAAATGGGTCAATTCGCACCTTGTTCGGGTGAACAGTCCGATCAAAGACCTGTATGTGGATATGCGGGATGGCAAAAATTTGATCAAGCTGCTAGAGGTGCTGTCTGGCGAGCGATTGCCACGGCCAACGAAGGGCAAGATGCGTATCCACTGTCTGGAAAATGTGGACAAAGCGCTGCAATTTCTCCGCGAACAGCGTGTCCATTTGGAAAATATCGGTTCGCACGATATTGTCGATGGTAACGCTAGTTTGAACCTGGGATTGATCTGGACAATCATTCTACGCTTCCAG ATTCAAGATATTACTATAGAAGAAACGGACAACAAAGAGACCAAATCCGCCAAGGATGCTTTGCTGCTGTGGTGTCAAATGAAAACTGCCGGCTATCACAATGTGAACGTGCGCAACTTTACCACCTCGTGGCGTGACGGATTGGCGTTCAATGCAATTATACACAAGCACCGGCCGGACTTGATACAGTTCGACAAACTGTCGAAAACAAATCCGATCCAGAACTTGAACAATGCGTTCAATGTTGCGGAGGAGAAACTCGGCCTGACGAAGCTGCTCGACGCGGAAGACATTTTTGTCGATCATCCGGACGAAAAGTCGATCATTACGTATGTCGTGACGTATTATCACTACTTCAGCAAGCTGAAGCAGGAGACGGTGCAGGGCAAGCGTATTGGCAAGGTGGTCGGTATTGCGATGGACAACGATCGCATGATCAACGAGTACGAATCGTTGACGAGCGAGCTGCTGAAGTGGATTGAAGTGACGATTGTGCAGTTGGGCGATCGGCATTTCGTCAACTCGCTGGTAGGcgtacagcagcagctggcacagtTCTCCAACTATCGCACGGTCGAAAAGCCGCCGAAGTTTGTCGAGAAGGGCAACCTCGAGGTGCTGCTGTTCACGCTCCAGTCAAAGATGAGagcaaacaatcaaaaaccGTACACGCCCAAGGAGGGTAAGATGATTTCCGACATCAACAAAGCCTGGGAACGGTTGGAAAAGGCTGAGCACGAGCGTGAACTGGCGTTGCGCGAAGAGCTGATCCGCCAGGAGAAGCTAGAACAGCTTGCAGCACGTTTCAACCGCAAAGCTACGATGCGCGAAACCTGGCTGTCCGAGAACCAGCGTCTGGTTAGCACGGATAACTTTGGCTTTGATCTGGCTGCGGTTGAGGCGGCCGCGAAGAAGCATGAAGCCATCGAAACGGACATCTTTGCGTACGAGGAACGCGTACAAGCTGTGGTGGCGGTTTGCAACGAGCTGGAGGCCGAAAAGTATCACGATATCGAGCGCATTGCCGCCCGGAAGGATAATGTATTGCGTCTGTGGAACTACCTGATCGAGCTGCTCCGTGCTCGACGCATGCGCCTCGAGTTCTCGATTCAGCTGCAGCAGAACTTCCAGGAGATGATTTACATTCTGGACTCGATGGAGGAAATCAAGCAGCGTCTGCTGACAGACGACTACGGCAAACATCTGATGGGTGTGGAGGATTTGCTGCAGAAACATTCACTCGTCGAGGCGGACATCAATGTGCTTGGTGATCGTGTGAAACAGGTGGTGCAAAACTCGCAGAAGTTCCTGGTTGACGAAGAGGACAACTACAAACCGTGCGATCCGTCGATCATCGTCGATCGTGTCCAGCGTCTGGAGGATGCTTACGCCGAGCTGTGCAAGCTTGCTGTCGAACGTCGCTCGCGGCTGGAAGAGAACCGCAAGCTGTGGCAGTTCTACTGGGACATGGCTGATGAGGAGAACTGGATCAAGGAGAAGGAACAGATTGTGTCGGCAGATGAGATTGGTCATGATTTGACGACCGTCAACTTGCTACTGTCGAAGCACAAGGCGCTTGAATCCGAGATACAGTCGCACGAACCGCAGCTGATGGCCGTTAGCGAGGTTGGAGATGAGCTGGTGCGCCGCGGACACTTCGGTGCCGATCGTATCGATGAGCGTTTGAAGGAAATCATGTCTATGTGGAGCAATTTGCGCCAACTAACAGACAACCGTCGCAAGCGTCTAGAAGATGCCGTAGATTACTTCCAGCTGTTCGCGGACGCGGATGACATCGATAACTGgatgttggatgctctgcgcTTGGTGTCGTCCGAGGATGTGGGTCGCGATGAAGCAAACGTCCAAAGTTTGCTCAAGAAGCACAAGGACGTGGCGGACGAGCTCAAGAACTACGCCGAAACGATCGAACAGTTGCATGCTCAGGCCGACCGCTTGACGCTAAACCCTCCGGAACAGGAGAAGGTTCGCGAGCGTCTCGCCGCGATCGATGCCCGCTACAAGGAGTTGATGGAGTTGGCCAAGCTGCGCAAGCAGCGACTGCTGGATGCGCTCAGCCTGTACAAACTGATTTCCGAAAGCGATGGTGTCGAACAGTGGATCGGAGAGAAGGAACGCATGTTGCAGACAATGGTCCCTGGCAAGGACATCGAAGATGTGGAAATCATGAAGCATCGCTACGACGGATTCGACAAAGAGATGAACGCCAATGCGTCTCGCGTAGCTGTGGTGAATCAACTTGCCCGCCAACTGCTGCATGTGGAGCATCCAAATTCGCTGGAAATTCAAGAGAAGCAGAACCACCTGAACAACTCTTGGTCGAAGTTGCGCGAGCAAGCGGAGAGCAAACGCGACGATCTGAAATCTGCTCACGGTGTGCAAACATTCTACATCGAATGTCGCGAAACGGTGTCGTGGATCGAGGACAAGAAACGCATTCTCACCGAGACGGACAGCCTGCAGATGGATTTGACCGGTGTGATGACGTTGCAGCGCCGTCTGAGCGGCATGGAGCGCGATTTGGCCGCTATCCAGGCGAAGCTGACGGCTCTCGAGAACGAAGCCGACTCGATCGAGGGCGAACATCCGGAAGAGGCCGCACTGATCCGCGAGCGCGTTGCACAGATTCAAATCATCTGGGAGCAGCTCACGCAGATGCTGAAGGAACGCGACTCGAAGCTGGAGGAGGCTGGCGATTTGCACCGTTTCCTGCGCGATCTGGATCACTTCCAGGCCTGGTTGACCAAGACGCAGACGGACGTCGCTTCCGAGGATACGCCAACATCGCTGCCGGAGGCTGAGAAGCTGCTCAACCAACATCAGAGCATCCGCGAAGAAATCGACAACTACACCGAGGACTACAAGAAGATGATGGAGTACGGCGAGGGTCTTACGTCGGAACCGACACAAACCGAGGACCCGCAGTACATGTTCTTGCGCGAGCGTCTGAAGGCACTGAAGGATGGTTGGGAAGAACTGCACCAGATGTGGGAAAACCGTCAAGTGCTTCTGTCACAAGGATTGGATCAACAGCTGTTCAACCGCGATGCCCGCCAGGCCGAGGTGCTGCTCAGCCAACAAGAGCATGTGCTTAGCAAGGACGATACCCCGGTCAATCTGGAACAGGCCGAAAATCAGTTGAAGCGTCATGAAGCGTTCCTCACCACAATGGAAGCTAACGATGAGAAGTTCAACACGATCGTGCAGGTGGCGGGCCAGATGACGAGCAAGGATCATTTCGACGCGGACAAGATCACGAAGCGTGCCGAGAGCATTGCTCACCGTCGCGACGATAACCGTAACCGTGCGCTGGAACTGCACGAGAAGCTAAAGAACCAGGTGAAACTGCACGAGTTCCTGCAGGATATTGAGGAGCTGACGGAATGGGTACAAGAAAAGTACATCACCGCGCAGGACGACACCTATCGCAGCGCCAAGACGGTGCACTCGAAATGGACTCGCCATCAGGCGTTTGAGGCGGAAATTGCTGCCAACAAGGAGCGTCTGCATGAGGCGAAGAAGGCCGCCCAGGAGCTGATGGTGGAGAAGCCCGAGTTCAAGGAGATCATTGAACCGAAGCTGACGGATCTGTCAAAGAACTTCGACGAGCTGGAAACCAGCACCAAGGAAAAGGGTGCCTTGCTGTTCGACGCCAAGCGTGAAGTGATCGTGCAACAGAGCGTAGACGATATCGACTCGTGGATGGATGATCTCGAGAAGCAGATCATCAACACGGACACTGGTAACGATTTGACCTCGGTGAACATTCTCATGCAGAAGCAGCAGATCATCCAAACGCAGATGGCAGTGAAAGCCCGCCAAGTggaggagcttgacaaacagACGGAGGTACTGACGAAGACTGCTCCGTCAGACGTGGTCGAACCGATCGTGGAGAAGAAGACGGCTGTAAATGCACGTTTCGAAAAGATCAAGGCCCCGCTGCTGGAACGCCAACGCCAGCtggagaagaagaaggaagcgTTCCAGTTCCGCCGAGACGTCGAGGATGAGAAGCTGTGGATTGACGAGAAGATGCCGCTGGCTGAATCGACGGAATACGGCAACTCGCTGTTCAATGTGCACGTGCTGAAGAAGAAGCACCAGTCGCTGAACACGGAAATCGACAACCACGAGCCTCGCATCATGACGATCTGCAACAATGGTCAGAAGCTGATCGACGAGGGTCACGAAGATGCAGGCTCGTACGCCGACCTTATCAGCCAGCTGACGCAGAAGTGGCAGGAGCTGAAGGATGCGGTCGAAAATCGTCACCGACAGCTGGATCAGTCGGAAAAGGTACAGCAGTACTTCTTCGATGCGGCCGAAGCGGAATCGTGGATGAGCGAACAGGAGCTGTACATGATGGTGGAGGATCGTGGCAAGGACGAAACCTCGGCCCAGAATCTGATGAAGAAGCACGAAAGTCTGGAGCAATCGGTGGAGGACTATGCCGACACAATTCGCCAGCTGGGTGAAACCGCACGTCAGCTAACGACCGAACAGCATGCCTACAGCGATCAGGTATCGGTGAAACAATCGCAACTGGACAAACTGTACGCCGGATTGAAGGACTTGGCAGGTGAACGTCGTGCCCGGTTGGATGAAGCCTTGCAGCTGTTCATGTTGAGCCGCGAGGTAGATGATCTGGAACAATGGATTACGGATCGCGAAGTGGTTGCTGGTTCGCATGAGCTTGGACAAGACTACGACCACATTACGTTGCTGTGGGAACGTTTCAACGAGTTCGCCCAAGACACGGCCACCGTTGGCAGTGAGCGTGTCGCAAAGGCAAACGGTATTGCTGACGATCTTATCCATGCCGGCCACTCGGACAGCGCTACGATCGCCGAATGGAAGGATGGTCTGAATGAATCATGGCAGGATCTGCTTGAGTTGATTGAAACACGCAAGGCGATGTTGGCCGCTTCGCGCGAGCTGCACAAATTCTTCCACGACTGCAAGGACGTGCTGGGACGTATCAACGAGAAACAGCATGGCGTTTCGGAGGAGTTGGGCCGTGATGCGGGTGTCGTGTCGGCACTGCAGCGCAAGCACCAGAACTTCATCCAAGACCTGATGACGCTGCACGCGCAGGTGCAGCAGATCCAGGAAGAGTCGGCCAAACTGCAGGCGGCGTACGCCGGTGAGAAGGCACGGGAAATTACGAACCGCGAACACGAAGTGCTGAACGCGTGGGCCCATCTGCAGGCAATGTGCGATGAGCGTCGCGGCAAGCTTGCCGACACCGGCGATCTGTTCAAGTTCTTCAACATGGTCCGCACGCTGATGCTGTGGATGGAGGACGTTGTGCGACAGATGAACACGTCGGAGAAACCACGCGACGTGTCGGGCGTTGAGCTGCTGATGAACAACCATCAAAGCCTGAAGGCGGAAATTGATACGCGTGAGGATAACTTCAGTGCCTGTCTGGCGCTAGGCAAGGAACTGCTTTCGCGTAATCACTACGCATCGGCCGACATTAAGGATCGATTGTTGCAGCTCACCAACAGCCGAAATGCGCTGCTACATCGATGGGAAGAGCGTTGGGAGAATTTGCAGCTGA TCTTGGAAGTGTATCAGTTCGCTCGTGATGCTGCCGTCGCTGAGGCATGGCTTATCGCACAGGAACCGTATCTGATGTCAACAGAGCTGGGACACACTATTGACGAGGTGGAGAATCTAATTAAGAAGCATGAAGCCTTCGAAAAATCTGCCGCTGCCCAAGAGGAACGCTTTAGCGCATTAGAGCGATTGACAACG TTTGAGCTCAAAGAAATGAAGCGTCGTCAGGATGCAGCCGAGGAAGCAGAGCGCCAACGGGTGGAAGCGGAAGCGGCAGCACGTGCTGCGGCCGAAGCAGAAGCCGAAGCAGCCCGACAGGCAGAAGCTGCTGCCGCGCGTGATGCAGCCGATGCACCTGGTTCACCACATTCCACCCGCGAACAAGAGTCAG TTGCCGGCGAAACGGTCGTATCGCGAAGGCATTCCGGCATACCGAAGGAACGGTCCAGCAGTTCGGCAAGTGCATCGGCCGGCGTTAAGGTCAGTCGACGATCCCGCTCCAAAAGCCCGTTCCGCAGCTTCAGATGGAAGCGGACCGCCTCGAAGGCGGACGAGGCAGCCTCCGATGACGAAG ATCGTCCTAGTCCAGGTGGAGCAGATGAAGGTGCACAGGAAGGCGTCCTTACACGCAAACACGAATGGGAATCCACTACGAAGAAAGCATCGAACCGTTCCTGGGATAAA GTATATTGCGTTGCCCGTAGCGGCCGGTTAACGTTCTTCAAGGATCAGAGATCAGCTAAATCGGTACCGGAGCAAACGTTCCGCGGTGAGCCACCACTAGAGCTGAAGGGTGCCCAGATCGAAATCGCCAACGATTacacgaagaagaagcacGTGTTCAGAATCAA GCTATCGAATGGTGGTGAATTCCTGCTCCAGTGTCACGATGATTCCGAGATGCAGCAATGGGTAACGGCTTTGAAAGCACAATGCGAGCTTGACGCTAGCGGCGAAGGTCGTTCGCTAACGCTGCCCGCTTCCTCTCAGAAGGATGAACAGAAGAGACGGTCATTCTTTACACTGAAGAAAAA TTAA